One genomic region from Deltaproteobacteria bacterium encodes:
- a CDS encoding Gfo/Idh/MocA family oxidoreductase: protein MNEKRRNAPGVAVIGSGYWGKNLVRNFEALGALRLICDKNEMALSHFNRQYPGVETCLALHDALSREEIHGIVVATPAESHYNLAREALLAGKHTFVEKPLALKEEEAAELVELALDKGCVLMVGHLLQYHPVFVHLKTLCRSGELGRINYIYSHRLNLGKIRREENILWSFAPHDISMILALAGEEPESVLATGGCYLHQRIADVTTTHIEFPSGLRAQIFVSWLHPFKEQKLVVVGDKKMAVFDDTLPWEDKLLLYPHEIKWRDNVPIPDKAEPERPVIAQEEPLKLECLRFLEAITKGEPPETDGMEGLKVLRVLKASQRSLDQDGTRVFLGSAPPGSSRGPKEPSRPGDGEFFVHETAVIDDNVTIGKGTRIWHFSHVLSGSRIGKNCNIGQNVMIGPDVTIGDRCKLQNNVSVYPGVTLEDGVFCGPSMVFTNVYNPRAEIKKMDQVRPTLVKRGATIGANATIVCGNTIGRYAFVGAGTVITRNVQDYALVVGNPAKRIGWACECGERLPDDLECPSCGKRYRAVGEGIERISD from the coding sequence ATGAATGAAAAAAGGCGAAACGCCCCTGGTGTGGCCGTAATCGGCTCGGGATACTGGGGGAAAAACCTGGTCCGGAATTTTGAAGCCCTCGGGGCCTTGCGGCTCATCTGCGATAAGAACGAAATGGCCCTTTCACACTTCAACCGACAATACCCTGGGGTGGAGACATGCCTGGCCCTCCATGACGCCCTTTCCCGGGAGGAGATCCATGGAATCGTGGTCGCAACCCCTGCAGAGTCCCACTACAACCTCGCCAGGGAGGCGCTCCTTGCCGGGAAACACACCTTCGTGGAAAAGCCCCTGGCCCTGAAGGAGGAAGAGGCCGCCGAACTGGTTGAATTGGCCCTTGATAAGGGATGTGTACTAATGGTGGGACACCTCCTCCAGTATCATCCCGTGTTCGTACACCTCAAAACATTGTGCAGATCGGGCGAACTGGGCCGCATAAACTACATCTATTCCCACCGATTGAACCTGGGGAAGATCAGGAGGGAAGAGAACATCCTCTGGTCCTTCGCGCCCCATGATATCTCCATGATCCTGGCCTTGGCCGGAGAAGAGCCTGAGAGCGTCTTGGCCACGGGCGGCTGTTATCTTCACCAACGAATCGCAGATGTTACGACCACCCATATCGAGTTCCCATCGGGTCTTCGGGCCCAGATCTTCGTCTCCTGGCTCCATCCCTTTAAGGAGCAAAAGCTTGTGGTCGTGGGAGACAAAAAAATGGCCGTCTTTGATGACACCTTGCCCTGGGAAGACAAGTTGCTCCTTTATCCTCACGAAATAAAGTGGCGGGACAATGTCCCCATTCCGGACAAGGCCGAGCCCGAACGGCCCGTGATTGCCCAGGAAGAACCCCTTAAGCTGGAGTGCCTCCGATTCCTGGAGGCCATAACCAAGGGCGAGCCGCCCGAGACGGACGGAATGGAGGGGCTCAAGGTTCTCCGCGTACTAAAGGCCTCCCAGCGGTCCCTGGATCAAGATGGAACCAGGGTCTTCCTGGGATCGGCGCCACCTGGCTCATCCCGCGGTCCGAAGGAACCTTCCCGCCCCGGTGACGGTGAGTTCTTTGTCCACGAAACGGCGGTTATCGATGACAACGTCACCATCGGCAAGGGAACCAGGATCTGGCACTTCTCCCACGTGCTCTCCGGGTCCAGGATCGGAAAGAACTGCAACATCGGGCAGAACGTGATGATCGGGCCGGATGTGACCATCGGAGACCGCTGCAAACTCCAGAACAATGTCAGCGTTTACCCTGGAGTAACCCTGGAGGACGGGGTCTTCTGCGGGCCCTCCATGGTCTTCACCAATGTGTACAACCCTCGGGCGGAAATCAAAAAGATGGACCAGGTTCGCCCCACTCTGGTAAAAAGGGGGGCGACCATCGGCGCCAATGCCACCATTGTCTGTGGGAACACCATCGGCCGCTATGCCTTTGTCGGGGCGGGGACGGTGATCACCCGCAACGTGCAAGATTACGCGCTGGTGGTAGGAAATCCGGCCAAAAGGATAGGCTGGGCCTGCGAGTGCGGAGAACGGCTCCCCGATGACCTGGAATGCCCTTCCTGCGGAAAGCGGTACAGGGCGGTGGGAGAAGGGATAGAACGGATTTCCGATTGA
- the galE gene encoding UDP-glucose 4-epimerase GalE: MILVVGGAGYIGTHMVGDLLDQGYEVLVLDDLSRGHRDLLPGGIFIEGNLGDDRLLDDLFSRWKIQAVMHFAAFSLVGESVEKPLDYYLNNVAATVRLLKAMVRHGVEYFIFSSSAAVYGEPSEMPIREDHPCRPTNPYGTTKLTVERILSDCRRAYGLKYASLRYFNAAGAHPSAQIGERHDPETHLIPLVLKTALGRRKHIKIFGTDYPTEDGTCIRDYIHVNDLTRAHILAMDALVGGAGSAIYNLGNSKGYSVLEVIEAARRVTGKAIPVQEEGRRAGDPAVLIADSGKIREELGWSPQFEDLETIIETAWAWHRRETGLGLGIMEENPT; encoded by the coding sequence ATGATACTCGTTGTCGGCGGTGCAGGTTATATCGGGACCCACATGGTCGGGGACCTGCTGGACCAAGGATACGAGGTCCTGGTACTGGATGATCTTTCCAGGGGACATCGGGATCTCCTGCCCGGGGGTATCTTCATAGAGGGCAATCTCGGGGACGACCGCCTTCTGGATGACCTTTTTTCACGGTGGAAGATCCAGGCTGTTATGCATTTCGCAGCCTTTTCCCTGGTTGGGGAATCAGTGGAAAAACCTTTGGATTACTACCTAAATAACGTTGCGGCCACGGTGCGGCTCCTGAAGGCCATGGTCCGCCACGGTGTCGAGTACTTTATCTTTTCCTCATCGGCGGCCGTTTACGGTGAACCATCGGAGATGCCTATCCGGGAAGACCATCCCTGCCGTCCGACGAATCCTTACGGGACCACCAAACTCACTGTCGAACGCATCCTTTCAGACTGCCGCAGGGCTTACGGTTTGAAATATGCGAGCCTCCGGTACTTCAACGCGGCGGGAGCCCACCCTTCGGCGCAAATCGGGGAGCGGCACGACCCGGAAACCCATCTCATCCCCCTGGTTCTCAAGACCGCCCTCGGCAGGCGAAAGCACATCAAGATTTTCGGAACGGACTATCCCACGGAAGACGGGACCTGTATTCGGGACTACATCCACGTGAATGATCTGACCCGCGCCCACATCCTGGCCATGGATGCGCTCGTGGGGGGAGCGGGAAGCGCGATTTACAACCTCGGCAACAGCAAGGGGTACTCCGTACTGGAAGTCATCGAGGCGGCAAGAAGAGTTACGGGGAAGGCCATCCCGGTTCAGGAAGAAGGGAGACGGGCCGGGGATCCTGCCGTCCTGATCGCAGATTCGGGGAAGATCCGTGAGGAACTGGGCTGGTCGCCGCAATTCGAGGACCTGGAGACGATCATCGAAACGGCCTGGGCATGGCACCGGCGGGAGACCGGCTTGGGGCTCGGGATCATGGAGGAAAATCCGACATGA
- a CDS encoding DegT/DnrJ/EryC1/StrS family aminotransferase encodes MQFIDLAAQQAGIRKEIEERLKAVLDHGRYIMGPEIRELEEKLSAYVGVKHAIGCSSGTDALLMALMALGVGPGDAVFTSPFTFVATAEVVVLLGATPVFVDIDPITFNIDPVKLESAVRAVLANDPGLYPLPRKLDRSGKENHGQLTPRGIIPVDLFGLPADYDAINRVAEQHGLFVIQDAAQSFGAEYRGRKACSHGTIGCTSFFPAKPLGCYGDGGMCFTDDDDLAERMVSVRIHGKGSDKYDNVRIGLNGRLDTFQAAVLLSKFSIFPEEIGLRQEVAGRYDQLISGVTDRLVTPRVPEDCLSVWAQYSVLAENGPARKNILESLRRAEIPSAIYYPKPLHLQAAFSFLGYGEGDFPVSEDCAARIFSLPMHPYLGPEDQRRVVEGLGL; translated from the coding sequence ATGCAATTCATTGACCTGGCCGCCCAGCAGGCGGGTATACGAAAGGAAATCGAGGAAAGGCTCAAGGCGGTCCTGGACCATGGAAGATACATCATGGGACCGGAGATCAGAGAGCTGGAAGAAAAACTGTCGGCCTATGTGGGCGTGAAGCATGCCATTGGTTGTTCCTCGGGGACCGATGCCCTGCTCATGGCCCTGATGGCCTTGGGCGTGGGACCGGGAGACGCCGTCTTCACCTCGCCCTTCACCTTTGTCGCCACGGCCGAGGTGGTGGTCCTGCTGGGGGCGACCCCCGTCTTCGTTGACATCGACCCGATCACCTTCAACATCGATCCCGTGAAGCTCGAATCGGCCGTCCGGGCCGTTCTGGCCAACGACCCCGGCCTTTACCCGCTCCCAAGGAAATTGGATCGAAGTGGAAAGGAAAACCACGGACAACTGACCCCCAGGGGGATCATTCCCGTGGACCTTTTCGGCCTTCCCGCGGATTATGATGCCATCAACCGAGTCGCCGAACAACACGGCCTTTTCGTCATCCAGGACGCCGCTCAGTCATTCGGGGCTGAATACAGAGGCAGGAAGGCCTGCAGTCATGGAACGATCGGGTGCACATCCTTCTTTCCCGCCAAACCACTCGGATGTTACGGGGACGGCGGAATGTGTTTCACCGATGATGACGATCTGGCCGAGAGGATGGTCTCGGTGAGGATCCACGGGAAGGGTTCCGACAAATACGACAATGTCCGCATCGGACTGAACGGGCGGCTGGACACCTTCCAGGCGGCGGTGCTGCTGTCAAAATTTTCAATCTTCCCCGAAGAGATCGGGCTTCGCCAGGAGGTGGCGGGCCGGTACGACCAACTCATCTCCGGGGTTACGGATCGCCTGGTCACACCCAGGGTGCCCGAGGACTGTCTGAGCGTCTGGGCCCAGTATTCCGTTCTGGCCGAGAACGGCCCGGCCCGGAAAAACATCCTGGAATCCCTCCGGAGGGCGGAAATCCCATCGGCCATTTATTACCCCAAGCCCCTTCACCTCCAGGCCGCCTTTTCTTTCCTGGGATACGGGGAAGGGGATTTTCCCGTGAGTGAGGACTGCGCCGCCCGTATCTTCAGCCTGCCCATGCATCCTTACCTGGGTCCGGAGGATCAAAGACGTGTCGTTGAAGGTCTCGGGCTTTAG